The Halostagnicola larsenii XH-48 region TGGGTTAATATCCCGCGGTTAGTCCACTGCTCAGTCGGCCCGCCACCTTTCGCCAATCTGTCCCAAACGAACGCACGAGTACCGATGCGACTCGAGACGCTTCCTCGAGTTTATCAGCGAGAAGTCCCACAACTGTCCGTATGGACGGGGAACCACTCGACATGCAAGCGCTCACGGAGCTCACGGAAACGAGCGCCGTTCCGGGATACGAAGACAGGGTCCGAGACTACGTTGTCGACGCGCTCGAGGACAGCGTCGACCGCGTTCGGACGGACGCGATGGGGAACGTCGTCGGCACGCTCGAGGGCGAATCGGACTACTCGGTCGCCGTCGCCGCCCACATGGACGAGGTCGGATTCATGGTCAGCCACGTTCGTGGCAGCGACGACGGCTTCGGCTTTCTCGAACTCGACGCTCTCGGTGGGTGGGACGCCCGCGTTCTCAAGGCACAGCGCGTCACGATTCACGCCGAGGACGGCGATATTCCGGGCATCATCGGCTCGCCGCCGCCACACACCCTTGACGACGAGACGCGGGAGAAGACGCCCGAGGTCGACGATATCTACGTCGACACCGGCCTCCGAACCGACGACCTCGAGGACCGCGTTTCCGTCGGCGATCTGGTTACGATGGAACAGACGACCAAACGCGTCGGCGAGACGGTGACGGGGAAGGCTCTCGACGACCGCGTCTGCCTGTTCGCCGCTCTCGAGGCGGCACGCCGGATAGACGATCCGACGGCGACGATTCACTTCTGTGCGACCGTTCAGGAGGAGGTCGGCCTTCGAGGTGCCCGCGCGCTCGGGGTCGACGTCGATCCGGATCTGGCGATCGCGCTCGACGTCACCGTCGCGAACGACGTTCCCGGCTTTTCCGCGGGCGAGCACGTGACCGAACTCGGCGAAGGGGCCGCGATCAAACTCAAGGACTCGAGCGTGATCACGAACCCGAAGGTCCACCGGCGGCTACGGGACGTAGCGGACGAAGAGGGGATCGACTACCAGTACGAAATCCTTCCCGCGGGCGGCACCGACACCGGCGGGTTCCAGTTCAGCGCCGGGGCGAAGCCGGTCGGTGCGATCTCGATTCCGACGCGGTATCTTCACACCGTCACGGAGACGGCCCACGTCGAAGACATCACCTCGACGATCGAGCTATTAACAGCGTTTCTCGAGAGCGAAGACGGAACGTACGACTATACGCTCTGAGACGACCTGAGAACACGCAAAGCACATCGGAGCCCAAAGCACGCTGGGGAACTCAAAGCGCATCGGAGACGTCGCCGAGCACGTCCGTCTCGACGAAGACGACGACGTGATCGCCAGCGTCGACGACCGTCTCACCGCGTGGCGTAATGAGTTCGTCGTCTCGAGTGATCGCCCCGATGAC contains the following coding sequences:
- a CDS encoding M42 family metallopeptidase, coding for MDGEPLDMQALTELTETSAVPGYEDRVRDYVVDALEDSVDRVRTDAMGNVVGTLEGESDYSVAVAAHMDEVGFMVSHVRGSDDGFGFLELDALGGWDARVLKAQRVTIHAEDGDIPGIIGSPPPHTLDDETREKTPEVDDIYVDTGLRTDDLEDRVSVGDLVTMEQTTKRVGETVTGKALDDRVCLFAALEAARRIDDPTATIHFCATVQEEVGLRGARALGVDVDPDLAIALDVTVANDVPGFSAGEHVTELGEGAAIKLKDSSVITNPKVHRRLRDVADEEGIDYQYEILPAGGTDTGGFQFSAGAKPVGAISIPTRYLHTVTETAHVEDITSTIELLTAFLESEDGTYDYTL